In the Helianthus annuus cultivar XRQ/B chromosome 11, HanXRQr2.0-SUNRISE, whole genome shotgun sequence genome, one interval contains:
- the LOC110918398 gene encoding uncharacterized protein LOC110918398: protein MANQAVNHQIMAKESSSTQQLPLLSLNHVSFICRSVRTSVKFYTDVLGFVLIRRPSSFDFEGAWLFNHGIGIHLLEMESTPAKKAVINPKDNHISFQCTNMDLIIKKLEEMGIEYVTAVVKEGGVEVNQLFFHDPDGYMIEICNCHVLPVLPISSCPLKKSAPVPQVNRVESPFYDETRSKNYFCGEDEGLMMDNFLIDMMGISF, encoded by the exons ATGGCAAATCAGGCAGTTAATCATCAGATCATGGCCAAAGAATCATCTTCAACGCAGCAGTTGCCTCTTCTATCTCTCAATCACGTCTCATTTATCTGCAGATCTGTTCGTACATCCGTCAAGTTCTACACCGATGTTCTTGGATTCGTTCTCATCCGACGCCCTTCCTCCTTCGATTTCGAAGGCGCTTG GTTGTTTAACCATGGGATTGGAATCCATTTGTTAGAAATGGAGTCAACTCCAGCAAAGAAAGCAGTGATCAATCCAAAAGACAACCACATTTCGTTTCAATGCACAAATATGGATCTCATAATCAAGAAACTCGAGGAAATGGGAATCGAATATGTGACCGCGGTTGTAAAAGAAGGCGGTGTGGAGGTGAACCAGCTCTTCTTCCATGATCCAGATGGTTACATGATTGAGATATGCAATTGCCATGTTCTCCCTGTGCTTCCCATCTCCTCATGCCCCCTCAAGAAGAGCGCACCCGTTCCTCAAGTCAACCGCGTCGAATCCCCCTTCTACG ATGAAACAAGATCCAAGAATTACTTTTGTGGAGAAGATGAGGGCTTAATGATGGACAATTTCTTGATAGACATGATGGGTATCTCTTTTTAA
- the LOC110918985 gene encoding peroxisome biogenesis protein 6 isoform X4, whose translation MKIWGFPARGASDDSDSGGVMDRVVSQDLFIIGASNRPDLIDASLLSPGRFDKLLYVGVATDPPYRERVLKALTRKFRVKDVSLYSIAKKCPPKFTGADIYAFCVDVWFHAAKRKVLATDADPTNLKDDVDSVVVEYEDFVTTSL comes from the exons ATGAA GATTTGGGGGTTTCCAGCCAGAGGTGCTTCTGATGATTCTGATTCTGGGGGAGTTATGGACCGTGTCGTTTCTCAG GATTTATTTATAATAGGAGCAAGCAACAGACCAGATCTAATAGATGCATCACTTCTAAGCCCTGGTCGGTTTGATAAGCTACTTTATGTTGGCGTCGCTACAGATCCGCCTTATAGAGaaag gGTATTGAAAGCATTGACCCGTAAATTTAGAGTCAAAGACGTATCTCTTTATTCAATAGCCAAGAAATGTCCACCAAAGTTTACGGGCGCAGATATATATGCATTTTGTGTAGACGTTTGGTTCCATGCTGCAAAGCGCAAG GTTTTAGCCACCGATGCAGATCCAACTAACTTGAAGGATGACGTTGATTCTGTGGTTGTGGAATATGAAGATTTTGTTACGACAAGTTTATGA
- the LOC110918985 gene encoding peroxisome biogenesis protein 6 isoform X2, whose amino-acid sequence MLASLQTRLIGKGFGGFQPEVLLMILILGELWTVSFLSEFSCGFCGITYHMLAEIDGLNDSSQDLFIIGASNRPDLIDASLLSPGRFDKLLYVGVATDPPYRERVLKALTRKFRVKDVSLYSIAKKCPPKFTGADIYAFCVDVWFHAAKRKVLATDADPTNLKDDVDSVVVEYEDFVTTSL is encoded by the exons ATGTTGGCGTCACTACAGACCCGTCTTATAGGgaaag GATTTGGGGGTTTCCAGCCAGAGGTGCTTCTGATGATTCTGATTCTGGGGGAGTTATGGACCGTGTCGTTTCTCAG TGAATTCTCGTGTGGGTTTTGTGGTATCACTTACCATATGCTTGCAGAGATTGATGGCCTGAATGATTCTTCCCAA GATTTATTTATAATAGGAGCAAGCAACAGACCAGATCTAATAGATGCATCACTTCTAAGCCCTGGTCGGTTTGATAAGCTACTTTATGTTGGCGTCGCTACAGATCCGCCTTATAGAGaaag gGTATTGAAAGCATTGACCCGTAAATTTAGAGTCAAAGACGTATCTCTTTATTCAATAGCCAAGAAATGTCCACCAAAGTTTACGGGCGCAGATATATATGCATTTTGTGTAGACGTTTGGTTCCATGCTGCAAAGCGCAAG GTTTTAGCCACCGATGCAGATCCAACTAACTTGAAGGATGACGTTGATTCTGTGGTTGTGGAATATGAAGATTTTGTTACGACAAGTTTATGA
- the LOC110918985 gene encoding peroxisome biogenesis protein 6 isoform X1: MTTSLLEGSLGDEKLVKRVLKTLGGFGGFQPEVLLMILILGELWTVSFLSEFSCGFCGITYHMLAEIDGLNDSSQDLFIIGASNRPDLIDASLLSPGRFDKLLYVGVATDPPYRERVLKALTRKFRVKDVSLYSIAKKCPPKFTGADIYAFCVDVWFHAAKRKVLATDADPTNLKDDVDSVVVEYEDFVTTSL, translated from the exons ATGACCACATCTCTTCTGGAAGGATCACTAGGAGATGAAAAGTTAGTAAAAAGGGTTTTGAAGACTTTAGGTG GATTTGGGGGTTTCCAGCCAGAGGTGCTTCTGATGATTCTGATTCTGGGGGAGTTATGGACCGTGTCGTTTCTCAG TGAATTCTCGTGTGGGTTTTGTGGTATCACTTACCATATGCTTGCAGAGATTGATGGCCTGAATGATTCTTCCCAA GATTTATTTATAATAGGAGCAAGCAACAGACCAGATCTAATAGATGCATCACTTCTAAGCCCTGGTCGGTTTGATAAGCTACTTTATGTTGGCGTCGCTACAGATCCGCCTTATAGAGaaag gGTATTGAAAGCATTGACCCGTAAATTTAGAGTCAAAGACGTATCTCTTTATTCAATAGCCAAGAAATGTCCACCAAAGTTTACGGGCGCAGATATATATGCATTTTGTGTAGACGTTTGGTTCCATGCTGCAAAGCGCAAG GTTTTAGCCACCGATGCAGATCCAACTAACTTGAAGGATGACGTTGATTCTGTGGTTGTGGAATATGAAGATTTTGTTACGACAAGTTTATGA
- the LOC110918985 gene encoding peroxisome biogenesis protein 6 isoform X3, with product MILILGELWTVSFLSEFSCGFCGITYHMLAEIDGLNDSSQDLFIIGASNRPDLIDASLLSPGRFDKLLYVGVATDPPYRERVLKALTRKFRVKDVSLYSIAKKCPPKFTGADIYAFCVDVWFHAAKRKVLATDADPTNLKDDVDSVVVEYEDFVTTSL from the exons ATGATTCTGATTCTGGGGGAGTTATGGACCGTGTCGTTTCTCAG TGAATTCTCGTGTGGGTTTTGTGGTATCACTTACCATATGCTTGCAGAGATTGATGGCCTGAATGATTCTTCCCAA GATTTATTTATAATAGGAGCAAGCAACAGACCAGATCTAATAGATGCATCACTTCTAAGCCCTGGTCGGTTTGATAAGCTACTTTATGTTGGCGTCGCTACAGATCCGCCTTATAGAGaaag gGTATTGAAAGCATTGACCCGTAAATTTAGAGTCAAAGACGTATCTCTTTATTCAATAGCCAAGAAATGTCCACCAAAGTTTACGGGCGCAGATATATATGCATTTTGTGTAGACGTTTGGTTCCATGCTGCAAAGCGCAAG GTTTTAGCCACCGATGCAGATCCAACTAACTTGAAGGATGACGTTGATTCTGTGGTTGTGGAATATGAAGATTTTGTTACGACAAGTTTATGA